A stretch of the Amycolatopsis sp. BJA-103 genome encodes the following:
- the ftsY gene encoding signal recognition particle-docking protein FtsY — protein MSSTPWFWIVVVAVVVLVAVLVTGLLIARRRRISLDESQAAEAVERQKPKGGGYTATGGIALAPGGEKTEEAEEPEHPVEDRPETDGQPAVGDDAAVPRDSAQRTVRDVELPEPAEEAAPAPVEEIAPATGRLERLRGRLGKSRSVFGQSLLGLLGAGDLDEDSWQDVEDTLLMADLGAATTTEIVERLRDELKRRAVRTSEEARTVLQEVLTAALSTDAVRAVRALPHIVDGAKQPAVVLVAGVNGTGKTTTTGKLARVLVAQGSTVVLGAADTFRAAAADQLQTWGERVGAEVVRGKEGADPAAVAFDAVKRGTEAGVDAVLIDTAGRLHTKTGLMDELGKVKRVVEKQAKVDEVLLVLDATTGQNGLMQARVFSEVIDVTGIVLTKLDGTAKGGIVFQVQRELGVPVKLVGLGEGPDDLAPFEPGAFVEALLSS, from the coding sequence GTGTCGAGCACCCCCTGGTTCTGGATCGTTGTCGTTGCCGTCGTGGTACTGGTCGCCGTACTGGTGACCGGGCTGCTCATCGCGCGCCGCCGCCGGATCAGCCTGGACGAATCCCAGGCTGCCGAGGCCGTCGAGCGCCAGAAGCCGAAGGGTGGCGGCTATACCGCGACCGGCGGGATCGCGCTGGCTCCCGGTGGTGAGAAGACCGAAGAGGCCGAAGAACCCGAGCACCCGGTCGAGGACCGCCCCGAGACGGACGGCCAGCCCGCCGTCGGGGACGACGCGGCGGTGCCGAGGGATTCCGCGCAGCGCACGGTGCGCGACGTCGAACTTCCCGAACCGGCCGAGGAAGCCGCTCCCGCGCCGGTGGAAGAGATCGCCCCGGCGACCGGGCGCCTGGAGCGGCTGCGCGGCAGGCTGGGCAAGTCCCGTTCGGTGTTCGGGCAGAGCCTGCTCGGCCTCCTGGGGGCAGGCGACCTGGACGAGGACTCGTGGCAGGACGTCGAAGACACGCTGCTCATGGCGGACCTGGGCGCCGCGACGACCACCGAGATCGTCGAGCGCCTCCGTGACGAACTGAAGCGCCGCGCCGTGCGGACGTCCGAGGAGGCGCGCACGGTCCTGCAGGAAGTGCTGACGGCCGCCCTCTCGACCGACGCGGTCCGCGCCGTCCGCGCGTTGCCGCACATCGTCGACGGGGCGAAGCAGCCCGCCGTCGTCCTGGTCGCCGGGGTCAACGGCACCGGCAAGACGACCACCACCGGCAAACTCGCCCGGGTGCTCGTCGCGCAGGGGAGCACCGTCGTGCTCGGCGCGGCCGACACCTTCCGTGCCGCCGCGGCGGACCAGCTGCAGACCTGGGGCGAGCGGGTGGGCGCGGAGGTCGTGCGCGGCAAGGAAGGCGCGGACCCGGCCGCGGTCGCCTTCGACGCCGTCAAACGTGGCACCGAGGCGGGCGTGGACGCGGTCCTGATCGACACCGCCGGCCGTCTGCACACCAAGACCGGCCTGATGGACGAGCTCGGCAAGGTCAAGCGAGTCGTCGAGAAGCAGGCGAAGGTCGACGAGGTGCTGCTGGTGCTCGACGCCACCACCGGGCAGAACGGGCTGATGCAGGCCCGCGTGTTCTCGGAGGTCATCGACGTCACCGGCATCGTCCTGACCAAACTGGACGGCACCGCGAAGGGCGGCATCGTCTTCCAGGTGCAGCGCGAACTCGGGGTGCCGGTCAAGCTGGTCGGCCTCGGCGAGGGGCCGGACGACCTGGCCCCGTTCGAACCGGGCGCTTTCGTGGAAGCCCTGCTCAGTAGCTAG
- a CDS encoding anhydro-N-acetylmuramic acid kinase → MTVFSGTGVRMIGLISGTSIDGIDVAAAELRADGDTVVLSPLGQFEVPYPEALREALLGALPPNPCSAEQLTKLDTLVGQAFGEAAARGIEELTGGEADVVASLGQTVFHWVEDGTARGTLQLGNAAWIAERTGLPVVADLRVRDVAAGGHGAPLASTLDALWLREMTASGPVAALNIGGIANITVVPADNADNADNADGDVLAYDTGPGNALMDIAAHRATGRRADVDGALALRGNVRPDLLAKLLLDPYYAAAPPKSTGKELFHGEYLDTALDGLPPVGAEDLLATLTELTAVTIAAECRRHGIATLIVSGGGADNPALMAALARNLPGTAVKTSDDHGLPRAGKEAYLTILLGWLTWSGVPGNLPSATGARGDRLLGSITPGAGPLRLPAPHTSTVTRLRVAATTGER, encoded by the coding sequence ATGACGGTTTTCTCCGGCACTGGGGTCCGGATGATCGGACTCATCTCCGGCACTTCGATCGACGGGATCGACGTGGCGGCCGCCGAACTGCGCGCCGACGGGGACACGGTGGTGCTTTCCCCGCTCGGCCAGTTCGAGGTCCCTTATCCCGAAGCGCTTCGTGAAGCACTGCTCGGCGCCCTCCCGCCGAATCCCTGCAGCGCCGAACAACTGACGAAACTCGACACCTTGGTGGGACAGGCGTTCGGCGAGGCGGCGGCACGCGGCATCGAGGAACTGACCGGCGGCGAGGCCGACGTCGTCGCCTCACTCGGCCAGACGGTGTTCCACTGGGTCGAGGACGGCACCGCCCGCGGCACGCTGCAACTGGGGAACGCGGCGTGGATCGCCGAGCGCACCGGACTGCCTGTGGTGGCCGACCTGCGCGTGCGCGACGTCGCCGCGGGCGGGCACGGCGCACCGCTCGCCAGCACCCTGGACGCGTTGTGGCTCCGGGAAATGACGGCCTCCGGACCGGTCGCGGCGCTCAACATCGGCGGTATCGCGAACATCACCGTCGTCCCCGCAGACAATGCAGACAACGCCGACAACGCTGACGGGGACGTCCTCGCCTACGACACCGGCCCCGGGAACGCCCTGATGGACATCGCCGCGCACCGAGCCACCGGCAGGCGGGCCGATGTCGACGGGGCGCTCGCCTTGCGGGGCAACGTCCGGCCCGATCTGCTGGCGAAGCTCCTGCTCGACCCGTACTACGCGGCCGCGCCGCCGAAGTCGACCGGCAAGGAACTGTTCCACGGCGAATACCTCGACACCGCACTCGACGGGCTCCCGCCGGTCGGCGCGGAAGACCTCTTGGCGACACTGACCGAACTGACCGCGGTGACGATCGCCGCGGAATGCCGTCGCCACGGCATCGCCACGCTGATCGTCTCCGGCGGCGGCGCCGACAACCCGGCGCTGATGGCCGCGCTCGCCAGGAACCTTCCCGGCACGGCGGTGAAGACCAGCGACGACCACGGGCTGCCGCGCGCGGGCAAAGAGGCATACCTGACCATTCTGCTCGGCTGGCTGACCTGGTCCGGCGTCCCGGGGAACCTCCCGTCGGCGACCGGTGCCCGGGGCGACCGGCTGCTCGGCAGCATCACCCCGGGCGCGGGCCCCCTGCGGCTCCCCGCCCCGCATACCTCAACCGTGACCCGCCTACGGGTGGCGGCGACGACCGGCGAGCGATAG
- a CDS encoding sodium:solute symporter → MRALDLAIIGLFLVGMPLLGVWIGGKQKSGSDYFVGEGKISWWVACLSVVSAETSTLTVLSVPTVAYIAAPGDGGMTYLALAIGYIAGRIVVSMVLLPRYVAGNLVTAYAFLGKRFGSGLQGTASVTFLLTRTLADGIRLFATAIPIKVVMAAYGLTVSYWTIVIGLGIAMVLYSFFGGVRAVVWVDAIQMLWYILGAVVVIWAISSRLPDGWFGKAVDANKFQIFDFSSNMLTGQYAFFTAVIGGAVLSMASHGSDQLIVQRLQSTNDLRAARKALVASGFVVFIQFALFLFIGVLLWALYNGLNPTKPKPEGLGLANKDELFANFIVNDLPSGLSGFVIAGILAAALSSSLGALASSTVTDVYERVIGRQLPEADRLRHGRIWTIVWAGALILCAGFFASSNKTSADPIVVQALGITGYTYGALLGAFLLGLLFKRARQVDAIVAFVSTVVVMAFIILGVKFNKPDGSLIGVDFSKASGNTVALAWPWYTLCGVVITLVVGGLLSLRHSSADPLAEEVKESSSV, encoded by the coding sequence ATGCGCGCACTTGACCTCGCGATCATCGGGCTTTTTCTGGTCGGCATGCCCCTGCTGGGCGTCTGGATCGGCGGTAAACAGAAATCCGGCTCGGACTACTTCGTCGGCGAAGGCAAGATCTCCTGGTGGGTGGCCTGCCTTTCGGTGGTCTCCGCGGAGACTTCCACCCTCACCGTGCTTTCCGTGCCGACGGTGGCCTACATCGCCGCCCCCGGAGACGGCGGGATGACGTACCTCGCACTGGCGATCGGCTACATCGCGGGCCGGATCGTGGTGTCGATGGTGCTGCTGCCGCGCTACGTGGCGGGCAACCTGGTCACCGCGTACGCCTTCCTGGGGAAACGGTTCGGCAGCGGACTGCAGGGCACCGCGTCGGTGACCTTCCTGCTCACCCGCACGCTGGCCGACGGGATCCGGCTGTTCGCCACCGCGATCCCGATCAAGGTGGTGATGGCGGCCTACGGCCTGACCGTCTCGTACTGGACCATCGTGATCGGGCTCGGGATCGCCATGGTGCTCTACAGCTTCTTCGGCGGGGTCCGCGCGGTCGTCTGGGTCGACGCGATCCAGATGCTCTGGTACATCCTCGGCGCGGTCGTGGTGATCTGGGCGATCTCCAGCAGGCTGCCCGACGGCTGGTTCGGCAAGGCCGTCGACGCCAACAAGTTCCAGATCTTCGACTTCTCCTCGAACATGCTCACCGGGCAGTACGCGTTCTTCACCGCGGTGATCGGCGGCGCGGTGCTCTCGATGGCGTCGCACGGCTCGGACCAGCTGATCGTGCAACGCCTGCAGTCCACCAACGACCTGCGCGCCGCGCGGAAGGCCTTGGTCGCCAGCGGTTTCGTGGTGTTCATCCAGTTCGCGCTGTTCCTGTTCATCGGTGTCCTGCTGTGGGCGCTGTACAACGGCCTGAACCCGACCAAGCCGAAGCCGGAGGGCCTCGGGCTGGCCAACAAGGACGAACTGTTCGCGAACTTCATCGTCAACGATCTGCCGAGCGGGCTGTCGGGCTTCGTGATCGCCGGGATCCTCGCCGCCGCACTGAGTTCGTCGCTCGGCGCACTGGCCTCGTCCACGGTGACCGACGTCTACGAACGGGTGATCGGCAGGCAGCTGCCCGAAGCCGACAGGCTGCGGCACGGCCGGATCTGGACGATCGTCTGGGCGGGCGCGCTGATCCTGTGCGCGGGTTTCTTCGCCTCCTCCAACAAGACCTCGGCCGATCCGATCGTGGTGCAGGCGCTCGGCATCACCGGCTACACCTACGGCGCGCTGCTCGGCGCGTTCCTCTTGGGCCTGTTGTTCAAGCGGGCCAGGCAGGTGGACGCGATCGTGGCGTTCGTTTCGACGGTGGTCGTGATGGCGTTCATTATCCTGGGCGTCAAGTTCAACAAGCCGGACGGCAGCCTGATCGGGGTCGACTTCAGCAAGGCGTCGGGGAACACGGTGGCGCTGGCCTGGCCCTGGTACACGCTGTGCGGCGTGGTGATCACGCTCGTGGTGGGCGGGTTGCTCTCGCTGCGGCACAGCAGCGCGGACCCGCTCGCCGAAGAGGTGAAGGAGTCCTCTTCGGTTTAG